TCTGATTGATGCTGTAGGTAGGGGACAAGTCGCCACCTATCGTGGCCACCAAAGGCGTCCCATTGGTGTTCAAGCAACTCTCTTGAAGAGCCTCAAAGTAGGTGGCCTGCACAGGCTTGTGACACTGCAACACTTGTATGGCATCATCTATTTTAAACCATTCCCTTTTTCTCCCTGTACATAGAACAAGATACCAGGATAAAAGTTAAAACATCCGAGTATCGTGAAAGTTGCttaaaacaacttttaaagGTGTAACATTTGAGATggactgcttgtctccatgtgttattgctttgccaggaatgttcaacactattgttatttattcaataacatctccatggagacaagaaggtagtGGACCCTCCATCACGAAaaatagtgcaccttcaacATATGTAATATCTGTCAAATAAACAATGATTTACCAATGTTTACTGAGTCCTCCCAGTCCTCCAGCACTTCTGTCACAATAAGCACATAGACATATGTCCTGTGCTTCCTCTCATGGTTCTGTtgatagaaaataaaaacattaagcaATTTTCAAAACCGCAATTATGAATTTAGCATGTATGCCGTTGTACTTCAAGCTACCTCAAATACTCCAACTAAGCGTCCTAATGTCCCCTTAACTCCAGCCTgtacaaaagacaaaaatgaaacaaaacacttaatCTTGAGGGAAAATACTTTatgtattacacattttaaatagcaacTTCTAACTCAAtaccacaaaaataaatgcatcgAATAATCTTTGAGGAACAACATTTTTTGATATGTTGTTCTTGCCTGAGAGGTAAAATGCATGTTGTATTCCGATACAAGGCCAGAGCACTTCGGACATCTTTGCAGCTTCTTCTGGTTCCAGTTTcagtctataaataaatgttgactcCATGTACTGTACCATAGACACAGTATCACAGCCTTCAGGTCTGACTCTTCAGCAAGATcaaattaaagaaataaaaggcCACCACTAGAAACCTTAAAGCATGACAGTGTATTAGGTCACAGTGTCAGGTTTTTATGATACTAAATGTTTCTTAGTTCAAGTACTGTTGATCAGAACAGAGCTACACTGAAGCTGCAAGTTATAACACTGTTTTTATGGTACTTCATGGCGGTTAGCTACTAGAGTATCAAAGACAGTTCAAACCTTTGACTTGCTTCTGCACTATTACCTCGGCACATATCCAAAAGTAATAATGACTCTGTTCATATGGTCATCAGAATCAGCTTGTAGGGATTAGGATAGGTCCCGCTACACTACCGTCTAATAAGAGGCTTAAGCAAGCACGAGGGCTGAACTGTGTATCCAAGGAAATATAGTTACAAACAGAAGAGGTTCTGACAAAGTGAAAATGTGTCTTAGCAGATAAACATATGAGGAGGGACCGTTTTTTGTTACAAAATATATGATTAATGATAATATTGCCTTTACAAATAACATTTGCAAGATTGATATACTCTTAAGTCAGATCAGAACCAGAAGGCAGAATGACcctcactttgggttgccagattctgTGACTAAAACCAGttacaaatacacataaaaaggACCCTGATCTGAACTCTCAAAACCCCATCAAATGCAGCTTGTATGTGTTCTCACTGTATAGGTTAGGACACTGGCTAACCCAAGTTCAGTAGTGATTGTGGTTCCTTTTTATGCcagtaagagtgcaggctacataccctccctttaaaatatgtaatttatgAATGCAAGCAAAATGTTCAATGTCTGCAGGACCAAATTTGACAACTAAACACTGCTGTCAAACATGGGGCTATGATATTGGATCGTACGTAGGAGTTCTGAGAGAAAATAGTTAAATGCAGACAGGATTTAATAGAGGTGAAATACTATCCATCTACAACCCTAGGCTCATCCTCAACAAATGGAGATGTATTCTCAGAACAATATTCCTGGCTGTGAGTCAATGCCTTCAGTAACCATGTGCAAGGAGAAGACTGATAAAAGTGCACTCTGGTTGAAACACATATAATATAGCACTACCTGTAAGTAGGCAGCAATTATTATGTGTTAATGTTATCCTCAAACAAAACTAACCTCTTCACAAACTTCTCGAGCTGCAGCAACATTgggctcctcctctggctccattCCCCCTCCAGGAACTATCCATTTATCTGGATGCCGACTACTGCTCACCAGTAGAACCTGTGAAACAACATGTTGATACtcttaagaaaatgaaaaaaaacagctttctTTCACTGTGTACTGGTGGACATAATATTCTAACGGCGGGACCCTGTGTTACGTTATCATACATTGGACTTTTAAGTCACTAGCAACTTTCTATAACTACATTCAGGCTGATGGCTTCCCGTAATCAGAGGACTGTGCAGCTAAAAATCTGGCCCCACCAACTAACCGGCATGAGGTATTAGGATAATCGTCTCCACTTCTTTGTTAACTGTTTTGGTACAAACTACAAAGACATCTTTGTGCTGGCTTGTTGACTTAAACAACAGCTTTTCAAATCACACGTGAACTGAAAACTTGTGCATGGTAGCCTTGTTAGATTTAGTGCTAGGAAGGAAGCGTTATAAAACATGATCAAAGGGTAACAAGGTTGGGTGTTGCGTCCACCCATCAGACACAATCTTGTTAAGCAGCCATTAGGAAAACGTAAACAATAACCAGCTAACGGGCTAAAATTAGTGCAAATGCCAACGTTAgtacactaaaataaacaaatagccTCATTCTAACCTCATAGAACAGAGTTCTTAATGTACAGAAAGACAAAGTCAATGTATGGTCTTTCTGATAACAAGCCTGGTTATGTATAAAGTTTTAGCTGATAACAGGTTGTGAGTGGGCTGTGGCTGCCAGAGGAGCAGCACGGCtagttagcgttagcactgagcTAACAGGTCGCTCTATTGCAGGTTTCTTTACAGCAGTGCCGAATGAGCTAGCTCAATGTTGCTACAAATGCTTACATAACATGACAAAGATgaaatgaaattaattaaatattctACCTTACTGATGAACGGCAAATCAACTATGGTTTTATTCAGGAAAAACAACGTGTGAAACATTCGTGATGGTCAGTATTTAAGTTTATAGCCGATAGCCGCTGTGAGCTAAAGTTAGCTCGGCCTAACAGACCTCCACAGCCCCGGACTcacctcctcctcgctctcgcTTCTGAAGCACAGGCAAGCGGCCCGCTTCTTGAAACCGTCTCCGTCGTACGTCCGAGTCTGGTTAGACTTGAGCTTCATCATTTCGAGAGCACAAAAGTAGAATTCCACAGCTAAGTTCGCCTCGTATAATGATGACACTGACAGACGCAAAGTCCTCCAGGAGGGAACCAAGGCGCGTTAGTTAAAAGAAATAACTTCTTCTCCGCTTCATTTTCAAAACCCTAGGCACTGCTACGGCACGGTCGCCATTACAAGGAGCCGCTACGCCCACGACGTAATTTAACCTTTAAAAGATCGGACAGCGTAAGAAAACATCCTACTTGATGTTGAAGAATGGAAGCCACCACTACGTGCTAAACGCAACAGCACGCTAGAGCCGGCTTCTGAACTACGAGTAATCATTTTCCCTTTCACAGGCATGACGTGACTTGGCTAACTTTAACTCGCAGCAATCATTTTTAATtcagtatttattgaaaaacaaaacaatatcacCTCTTCATGGCAGGTGAAATTAGTAAATGTTATGTTTCAGCACCCCCAGGTAATGGACAGCGCCCCGTTGTCCATATTTGAAATCTTTTGGTCTCATCTTCGCTTTTATCAGACGGTGTAGCCTTGGGTAGCTTCTGTATGAGGTCTATCGACACCTTTTCACATTACTAATGATAATCTGTGATATTATATAGGCATTTAAATTGGTAAATTAGTAGGGTTAGAAGTAGGATTTAAATCTTCTCTGTAATCTTCCATGTCTAAATCGTCAATTTAAACTAACGTAATGGCTTGAATGTGTGAATCAGATTACTTTGGTGCTCATGTGGGTTAATCACATAAAGCATATCCACgtaaaatataacatttgtAGGTCAAAATTCAGCAATGCTGACACAATAACTGGTCAATGACACCAATGTATTGCAGCAATTCTTTTGTGCACTGATCTCGTCTTTCAGACCAATAGATGAGTCTTCTCACTGTCAGATAATGTGGATGGGGAACACTGAAGAGGTTGCACTTTTATTATCTGCAGTTGCTAAGGCAACCCTTTTCTTTTTGTGAACCTCTCACTCTAGAGTAACGGCAACATGTGCATGTTTGTACTTTCCCAATAGAGGGCGCTATCTCTGCGTGTGGCGTTCGTCATTTCAGTAGTCTTTCAAATACTCTTGTAATGTaactaataaaatacaattgtaaattaaatgtaattattccCAAAAACTTTCAGAAAAGATGAGGCCGGTGCTTTGTTTATTCATACGAattttcttacttttatttttttccccgcTCACCGCTATGAATGAATGGAAAGAGGACGTTTACACAGGCGTCtctgtcagtctgcctcagggcaACTGTGATCTGTGTCCCTGCAAGGACACTTTACCTCACGTTTTTATATGGCGTGAGGTAAAGTGAGGTATGGTGTCACAAGACACAGCCAAAGGCAACCAGCAACTGTGCTTTGTTTAATCAAAGGCTCCTAAGATATTGGGAACATTAACCTTTGCAGCCAGATTGTGTTTTGCCAGATTGTATTTAGCTTAACACAACAGAAGCAGTTTACTGGATTGTGACTTTTCTCAAGGTGTAAAGTGACTGTGGTATGCCCGTGATATTCCTACAATCACAAATCAGATCTGAAATGCTTGATTACTAAATTAGGAATACATACTCTGAGAATGGCTttggcattttattttttcctttaggTAAATTTCTGAAGAtataaattagaaaaaaaagttgGCCAGGGAATATTCCAGGCTTACGGCAAAGCATTCTTATTGATATTTTTCAGTTAAGGTAAAAGATATGTGGTTTCAAAACGTTTTATCAGTTTCTGTATTAATTGTATTATAATCAAGTGGCTGCACATTTCTAGCCAGAAGGGGGTGCTGTGAGGCAAGTGTATATTCTATCGTGTAAAAGTGGTTCATTTCAGAGTACTTCTTTTTAACAATGATTAGTCCTTTAACATGCAACattagtaaaatatttaaatattgtgtattCTTTTCATTTAGCTAATCCAATACAGTTACCGTTTTcattaatttcaatattttaaacCTTAATAAACATAGGCCTAAGCTACAACATAAATTGTATGTCTGGTTCAAACATGTCTTCTGCTGTACTGCTGTAACCCACAATGAGTTTCTCTACTTCACTCAGCGCACTCCCACTGAAActgtatttttagaacataGTACATCTTACTTTTCAACATACTGCGCTTTATATTCCTCTTTTGAGATTTTGGCAAGATACACATACATAGAGACATattgtcacaaaacaacaagaaaGTTTACTGATGTGATTCATATAGACTCTTAATCCTATGCATAGTTACAAATTCCAATATAAAATCCAAGTGTGGCCATACatgattattttgtttacttttttcctattttttgtcagattatttagttttgtttccaAAAATATAACAGGCAGTGCATATATaacatttataaaataaataaaatacacctgGTAGTTATTGTGTTTGTCTTGATATTTTCTATAGAGATAAATAAAAAGTCCATATAATGCcttaaagaaaaacacacatatataaacttACTATTGCAATATATTGAGCTCGTAAGACAGACACTTTCATCTGTTTATAATATAACGTAttatttcactcacacatggaATATTGAGGTGCATGCTTtcctattatttattattattattttttttttttacatatgtgTGTCTCTATTAACTCAGATTAGTCAAATTAACAGTCGCCAATGGATGTCAGATCCCAACATAGACCTATCCATGTGTTTCAAATGATGAAAATTAAGACTGTTGTCACTGCAATTAGTcacttcaatttatttattcatttttttatattcaaaagtCCTGTAACAGGGGTCCATATCAAGACAAAGCCACATGACTGGTTTCATGGTGTTGCGGGGGGTGAATATGAGCCTTGTGACTAAAACAAATGATATTCCTTCCAGATCTTccttataaaaatatgatatacAGTATAATAAATTTAGaaagcacacaaacacataaaactgTCTACTTCCTCAACACCATGTTCACATTTTCACGGAAaactacagttttaaaatgtatttgaactaAAGTTTTGAGTAACTTCAAATGATTTGTCACAAATGGCTAATAATAATTTCAGCCAAAGTTAGTCAAAGTCGCATTTTCTTCATACACTGCCTAAGTAGGATTAGAAAACCATTTAATTGAATTGGAGTCTGTAATTTAAGTGACCAAATTGAAGTTGGAAGTGTGGGGTTGTTGAATAAAATAACGccttttaaataaatccaaCAACATTTCCGTCGTGGTAAGCTTGTCTGTTAAAGGTGTATCAGAtgttcctttgcctggaatgttccacagcatggcattcaacttatctATCTGGCTTTTTTCACAGGTTTAAttcctcaaaaataccttggaaaatgcacattttttacTGTCAGCATGGTAgtctgtccacagatctgatctgtaacttggccttgtgggatctgcttgtgtccatagaaatagacaagtttaaagctgctatcatatgtttttttttttaccagtagattgcagatgtgaaacctgttcccctctcccctcacctggcctctgTACTTTccggtcttcttctgtcagacaaAAGCCGGCACACTCAGTAATATAGATAGCATCTAATGGTgctatgtgagaatacaacaggaccACATcggccaatctaattacagataAGGACTTAAATGCCATATTATTGAACATATTTCTTtattccagaaaaaaaacattaacacctccatggaaacctgcaggtggtggaccctccactaaaaagttacatagtgaaccttccAGTTCAACATGTGAATATTAATATAATGTGAGAACTAGTTTTCATTGATCATTTACACATGGTTGAAGTGTATTTAAATGCCAGTACACCTTCATATTCAGTCTTGCATTCATCCTCATTTCATTAAATGTCTACAGGAAACCCACAGCCCATGGATTGTAGTAACAACCTCCTTGCTTGTGATTTCATTTGTAC
The sequence above is drawn from the Periophthalmus magnuspinnatus isolate fPerMag1 chromosome 5, fPerMag1.2.pri, whole genome shotgun sequence genome and encodes:
- the nudt3b gene encoding diphosphoinositol polyphosphate phosphohydrolase 1, with the protein product MMKLKSNQTRTYDGDGFKKRAACLCFRSESEEEVLLVSSSRHPDKWIVPGGGMEPEEEPNVAAAREVCEEAGVKGTLGRLVGVFENHERKHRTYVYVLIVTEVLEDWEDSVNIGRKREWFKIDDAIQVLQCHKPVQATYFEALQESCLNTNGTPLVATIGGDLSPTYSINQSSVSGIR